The DNA region TTAATAAACTATTAACAGAAGAACTTGGTAAGAGATAGGTTCTGATAAGCACAGGACGATTTCGGAATGGAGGAGTCGATAAAGATGCGAGCAAGAGTTATCTATAATCCGACATCAGGTAAAGAGGTTTTGAAAAAAAGTTTACCAGATGTGCTGGATATTTTAGAAAGTGCGGGGTATGAAGCGAGTGCTTATGCCACAACACCAGAACCAAATTCTGCCCAAGATGAGGCAACACGAGCAGCTGAAGCAGGTTTTGATTTAATCGTGGCGGCCGGTGGGGATGGCACCATCAATCAAGTGATTAATGGGATTGCCCCACTAGAAAAAAGACCGAAGTTAGCGATTTTACCAGGTGGGACAACGAATGATTATGCGCGAGCCTTGAAAATTCCACGTGGAGATATTGTCGAAGCTGCCAAAATCATTTTGAAAAATCAAACAGTTAAAATGGATATTGGTCAAGCTGGTGAAAAATATTTCATGAATATTGGTGCTGGTGGTTCGCTAACTGAGTTAACTTATGAAGTGCCATCAAAATTAAAAAGTGTCTTTGGTTATTTAGCTTACTTGGTAAAAGGGGCAGAAATGTTACCGCGAGTGAAGCCAATCAATATGCGCTTAACCTATGATGATGGGGTTTATGAAGGAAAAGCTTCAATGTTTTTCCTTGGTTTAACAAATTCAGTCGGTGGGTTTGAGAACTTGTCACCTAACGCTCGGTTAGACGATGGTAAATTTTCGCTAATTGTTGTGAAGACAGCCAATTTAATTGAGTTGCTACACTTAGCAGCAATGGTGGTTCATGGTGGGAAACATATCAATGACCCACGGATTCTTTATATCAAAACATCAGCTTTCAAAGCCGAGCCATTAGATGAAAACTTCAAAATGATGATTAACTTAGATGGTGAGTACGGTGGCGATGCGCCAATGACATTTATCAATCTACGTCAACACATTGAAATGTTTGCTAATCTCGACGATATTTCCGATGATGCTGTTGTTGGAGATCCAGAAGAATTAGAAATATCTGATGCTTTTGTTAAAGAAGTAGAAAGCTTAACGAATCAAGATATCAATGGTGACGGTCAGATTTCTTAAAATCTGATGGTTACCTTATATAAAAATAACTTATAGAAAAGAGTTTCGAATGAAAACTTTATCAATACAAAAAAACGATACGATTACCGTATCAATTATCGATTTATCACATGATGGTCTAGGTGTAGCCAAAGTAGAAGGTTATCCACTATTTATTGAAAACACATTGCCAGGTGAAGAAGCAGAAGTATTAGTTTTGAAAACAGGGAAAAAATTTGGCTTTGCTAAAGTTTTAAACCTGTTAAAAGAAAGTCCTGATCGTGTTAAAGATATCGATGAAACATTGATTAGAACAGGTATTGCACCGTTACACCACATGACGTATGAAGGTCAATTAGCTTTTAAAGAGCAACAAGTTAATAACGTCTTCCAACGAATTGCTAAAATGCCTGAGACTAAAGTTTTACCAATTATTGGCATGGACAATCCAGTGGAATATCGTAATAAAGCACAAATCCCAGTTCGTAAAGTTAATGGGCAATTATCGACTGGTTTCTTTAGAAAGAATAGCCATGACTTAGTGCCGTTAGAAAACTATTACATCCAAGATCCAAAAATTGATGAAGCGATTATTATTGTTCGTGATGTCATGGAAAAATATGGTGTTAAAGCTTATATTGAAGCTGAAAATAATGGGAACTTACGTCACATTATTGTGAAACGTGGTCATTACTCAAACGAGATGATGATTGTCTTAGTGACGCGCACACCTAAATTATTTAACTATGAAAAAATGGTGCAAGAAATTCACCAACAATTACCTGAGGTGGTTTCAATTGTTCAAAACATCAATCCAGATGCAACCAATGTTATTCTAGGTAAAACGAATAAAACATTGTTTGGTCAAAACTATATTACAGATGAATTGTTAGGGAAGAAATACCGTATTTCTGCTCAATCATTCTATCAAGTTAATACGGTTCAAGCAGAAGTGTTATATCAAAAAGCGATTGAGTTTGCTAACTTAAGAAAATCAGATACAGTGATCGATGCCTACTGTGGGATTGGAACAATTGGTTTATCTTTAGCAGATAAAGTCGATAAAGTTCTGGGACTAGAAGTAAATCCAGATGCCATTGCTGATGCTAAAATCAATGCTAAAATGAACGACATCAATAATGTTAAATTTGAAATTGGTCGTGCTGAATATTTAATGCCAACTTGGTTGAAAGATGGGATTGAAGCAGATGTTTTAATCGTTGACCCACCACGCAAAGGTTTGGCTGAATCATTTATCGATACGGCCGTTGAAATGGCGCCCAAGAAAATTGTTTACGTGTCATGTAATCCAGCTAGTTTAGCTCGTGACTGTCAATTGTTTGCAGATAAGGGTTATGAACTGAAACAAGTTCAACCAGTTGATATGTTCCCACAAACACCACATGTGGAGTGTGTGGCAGAACTTATTAAGAAATAGGGGTGTTGAGATGAACCGAGAAGAATTTCAATGTCAGCATTGTTATACAAAGCTAGTGAAAATCTTTGCTGAAGATTTTTCTAAGCCAGAGAGAGCAGTTTATAATTGCCCAGCATGCTCAAAGCAATTGTATACAAAACGGACGACGGACAATATTAAAATCCGTTTAAATGAAACAAAAAAAAGCCTCCGCTAATGCGGGGCTTTTTTATTTTGCTTCGTTATATTCTTTATATGTTTTTGTTTTATATAAGTCGACAGTAGAAGTGTTTTTGTTTTGATTGTAAACGCTGGTTGATCCAGCACCTAGTTCTTGTTCGATTGCTTCCAATTGTGGCAATTGTTTCGTGTAATTGTAATCCTCTGGATTGACATCGGTTAGACCTGCATCGTGGAAACGAAGAAGATCACCATTTGTCAAACTATCAGAATTACTTAGTTGTAATTTAACTTTATCAGTTAATGCTGCGATTGTTTCACTCAGCTCAGGTGTTGGTTCCGCAATCAATTCACCAGTTTTGTTATCATAGATGACGTCGTGCAATACCGTATAATCAGATGTTAAGAAATCACCATTACGGAATGCGACAATACCATCACGGTCAGGTGATAATAAATCTTGTCCCAACATTAAGTAGGGTTTAGTATCAAGTCCTAGTAAACCAAGCAAGGTCGGTAAGACATCAACTTGACCACCGTAGGTATCTTGCACCCCACCAGTTGTTGTACCAGGGATATGGAACATCATAGGCACGCGTTGTAGTTGAGCATTGTCAAAATCAGTCCATGTTTCAGCGTCTTTTCCAAGTAAAGGAGCAAGTTCAGTGTTTCTTGAGTTTGAAACACCATAATGATCGCCGTATAGGATAATCATTGATTTATCATATAAACCGCTATCTTTTAAGTAATTAAAGAACTCTTCAACAGCTTTATCTAAGTAATTAGCTGTAGCAAAGTAACCGTTAATGGTCGTATCATTTGTTTGGGCAATTGGGAAACCAGCTTCATCACCTTTGAATTCTGAGTAAGGGTAGTGATTCGAAACAGCAATCATCTTCGTATAGAAGGGCTGTTGTAAATGTTCTAAATACTGAATCGATTGATTGAAGAAAGGTTTGTCATGTAAGCCGTATTGGAATGAATTTTCAGCAGTCACATCATAGTTACTAGCGTCAAAGAAATAATCATATCCTAAACGTTTGTAAGTTTCATTACGGTTCCAGAATGTTCCAGCATTACCGTGGAAGACAGCGCTAGTATAACCAGCCTTTTGTCCAAGAATTGCAGGGGCAGCTTGGAACGTATTTTTAGACCCTAACTGAGTAAACAAGGGACCTTGGTTCAAACCAAAGAAAGAATTTTCTAATAATGTTTCAGCATCACTTGTCTTACCGGATTTAACTTGATGGAAGAAATTGCTGAAGCTATAAGTATCAGTTCCATTATATAAACTGTTTAAGAAGGGTGTGACTTCATGTTCAACACCATTTTCATCTTTTAATTTATAGTTAATCATAAATTGTTGCAGACTCTCTAGATGGATATAAATAACATTACGACCTTTAGCCATACCAAATGTGTCAGGGTTAGGTTTGACACGGTGATCAGCAACATATTGTTCCACGTTTACCACGTCATTTTCATTTGCTTGAGCACGAGTTTGGTTTGTTTTAAAGGTTTGAATACCATCATAAGCAGTAAAAGCATTAATTCCTAAGTACTTCACTAAATAATCACGTGAAAAAGTCCGTTTTAATAATTCGGGACGACTTGTTTCAGCTAATGTTAGGTTACCTAAGAAGAAAAGAACCGCACAAGTGGTGATAGCAATCGCAAAACGTCCACGCATTGGTTTTTCTTCCATCTTAATTTTCTTTCTAAGAAGCAGGACTGGCAAAATAACTAAGTCAAGCAAGTAAACAAAATCATACCAGCGGAATAAGCGTAAGGCACTTTCTCCTAAACCAGAGGAAACTTTACCAGCACCTAACATCGTGTTAATGGTAATAAAGTCAGTAAACTCTCGGTAGTAAGTCACGTTTGAAAATAAAAGAATTGACATGACTGTGTAAAGTAAAAGCATGGTAATATAAGACGCTTTTTTATTTTTAATATAAAGCGCAGCTGACAAAATAAAAATAGTTGTAGCAAATGGGTTAATGAATAAAATAAAGTATTGGAAGGCATTTTCCACACCTAAGTTAAAATCAACTAAGTAAGCAAAAATGGCTTTTGCCCAACTAAGTAAAACTAGCAAGGTAAAGAATCCCATGCGTTTGTTTAACCAATTTGGATAATAAGATTTTTTCAAATTTAAAACGTCCTTTCAGGTCACTGATTGTTTCATCTATGTGGTGATTCGTAATAGTAAGTTATTAAAGCCATTTAGGCTCTTTCATTCTTACTATTATAGACTCTGAAAAGGAAATAAACAAACAAATTAGTACTATCTTAATAAATTGTTAGAAATACATCTGTTCTGGTTTTTAAGAGAATAATAAAGAAATGTGGTAAACTATGATAGAAACAATCCGTGGTGATTGAATAGTTAAGTAGGCGGTTAATTAAATGAAAAAAATTAAATTAAAAACTAAAATTAGTCAGCAAGTCAAAGCGGGCTATCCTCTGATTCGACGTAATGATTTGTTGAATGAAAAAGATCTTATGAACCAATTAGATTGGGTTCAATTTGTAACCCAATCAGATGACTTTTTAGGGATTGGCTATTTAGGAGATCAAAATAAAGGGTCTGGTTGGGTATTAACGCCCCAATTTTATTCAACATTAGAACGACCGTTTTTTGAAGAAAAATTTAAGCAGGCTAAAAGTTTAAGGCAACATTTTTTAAGCAATGATGAGACGACAGCTTATCGAATGTTTAACGGTGAAGGCGACCAACTAGGTGGTGTGACGATTGATATTTATAATCAATATGCCGTGTTTTCTTGGTACAACGAAACGATTTATCATAATAAACAAATTATTATTGACGCCTTTAGAAATGTCAATCCCGAAATTGTTGGCGGGTATGAAAAAATTCGTTTCCAAGGAAACGGTTTGCCTGAATCCCAATTTATTTTTGGCCAAGAGGCACCAGAACCTTTAGTCGTTAAAGAAAATGGTGTGGCGTATGCTACCTATTTGAATGAAGGATTGATGACGGGGATTTTCTTAGATCAAAAAGAAGTTCGTGGTCGTTTAGTCGATGGTTTAGCACTAGGCCGTTCGGTCTTAAATACTTTCAGTTACACAGGGGCATTCTCAGTTGCTGCAGCTATGGGGGGAGCAAAAGAAACAGTTAGTGTTGATTTAGCCAAACGTAGTCTGCCGAAAACGCAAGAGATGTTTGAAACAAATGGTTTGTCACTAGATAATAATCGCATTGTGGTGATGGATGTATTTGATTATTTTAATTATGCAAAACGTAAA from Vagococcus coleopterorum includes:
- a CDS encoding diacylglycerol kinase gives rise to the protein MEESIKMRARVIYNPTSGKEVLKKSLPDVLDILESAGYEASAYATTPEPNSAQDEATRAAEAGFDLIVAAGGDGTINQVINGIAPLEKRPKLAILPGGTTNDYARALKIPRGDIVEAAKIILKNQTVKMDIGQAGEKYFMNIGAGGSLTELTYEVPSKLKSVFGYLAYLVKGAEMLPRVKPINMRLTYDDGVYEGKASMFFLGLTNSVGGFENLSPNARLDDGKFSLIVVKTANLIELLHLAAMVVHGGKHINDPRILYIKTSAFKAEPLDENFKMMINLDGEYGGDAPMTFINLRQHIEMFANLDDISDDAVVGDPEELEISDAFVKEVESLTNQDINGDGQIS
- the rlmD gene encoding 23S rRNA (uracil(1939)-C(5))-methyltransferase RlmD, encoding MKTLSIQKNDTITVSIIDLSHDGLGVAKVEGYPLFIENTLPGEEAEVLVLKTGKKFGFAKVLNLLKESPDRVKDIDETLIRTGIAPLHHMTYEGQLAFKEQQVNNVFQRIAKMPETKVLPIIGMDNPVEYRNKAQIPVRKVNGQLSTGFFRKNSHDLVPLENYYIQDPKIDEAIIIVRDVMEKYGVKAYIEAENNGNLRHIIVKRGHYSNEMMIVLVTRTPKLFNYEKMVQEIHQQLPEVVSIVQNINPDATNVILGKTNKTLFGQNYITDELLGKKYRISAQSFYQVNTVQAEVLYQKAIEFANLRKSDTVIDAYCGIGTIGLSLADKVDKVLGLEVNPDAIADAKINAKMNDINNVKFEIGRAEYLMPTWLKDGIEADVLIVDPPRKGLAESFIDTAVEMAPKKIVYVSCNPASLARDCQLFADKGYELKQVQPVDMFPQTPHVECVAELIKK
- a CDS encoding LTA synthase family protein translates to MKKSYYPNWLNKRMGFFTLLVLLSWAKAIFAYLVDFNLGVENAFQYFILFINPFATTIFILSAALYIKNKKASYITMLLLYTVMSILLFSNVTYYREFTDFITINTMLGAGKVSSGLGESALRLFRWYDFVYLLDLVILPVLLLRKKIKMEEKPMRGRFAIAITTCAVLFFLGNLTLAETSRPELLKRTFSRDYLVKYLGINAFTAYDGIQTFKTNQTRAQANENDVVNVEQYVADHRVKPNPDTFGMAKGRNVIYIHLESLQQFMINYKLKDENGVEHEVTPFLNSLYNGTDTYSFSNFFHQVKSGKTSDAETLLENSFFGLNQGPLFTQLGSKNTFQAAPAILGQKAGYTSAVFHGNAGTFWNRNETYKRLGYDYFFDASNYDVTAENSFQYGLHDKPFFNQSIQYLEHLQQPFYTKMIAVSNHYPYSEFKGDEAGFPIAQTNDTTINGYFATANYLDKAVEEFFNYLKDSGLYDKSMIILYGDHYGVSNSRNTELAPLLGKDAETWTDFDNAQLQRVPMMFHIPGTTTGGVQDTYGGQVDVLPTLLGLLGLDTKPYLMLGQDLLSPDRDGIVAFRNGDFLTSDYTVLHDVIYDNKTGELIAEPTPELSETIAALTDKVKLQLSNSDSLTNGDLLRFHDAGLTDVNPEDYNYTKQLPQLEAIEQELGAGSTSVYNQNKNTSTVDLYKTKTYKEYNEAK
- a CDS encoding class I SAM-dependent rRNA methyltransferase; its protein translation is MKKIKLKTKISQQVKAGYPLIRRNDLLNEKDLMNQLDWVQFVTQSDDFLGIGYLGDQNKGSGWVLTPQFYSTLERPFFEEKFKQAKSLRQHFLSNDETTAYRMFNGEGDQLGGVTIDIYNQYAVFSWYNETIYHNKQIIIDAFRNVNPEIVGGYEKIRFQGNGLPESQFIFGQEAPEPLVVKENGVAYATYLNEGLMTGIFLDQKEVRGRLVDGLALGRSVLNTFSYTGAFSVAAAMGGAKETVSVDLAKRSLPKTQEMFETNGLSLDNNRIVVMDVFDYFNYAKRKALSFDMIVLDPPSFARSKKRTFSVAKNYGDLVEDVAPLLNNEGILIASTNAANVTVDKYQQMVETALRKQGKQFKQIGENRLPVDFKTSKSFPEGNYLKVLIYQVLS